In Rhopalosiphum padi isolate XX-2018 chromosome 3, ASM2088224v1, whole genome shotgun sequence, the genomic stretch TGTTCAAAAAATCAGAACAAATTCTCCATTAATCCCAGACTTAAAACAATAGTACATTTAAAAGTagcactaataatatattaacatgtatacatgcatttaataataataactaataacttaaatataattttaaaaatataatatatttatatatttttgtaatattaatttaatttactctatttatatgtattataataaattataggtataattattttctttgtattattattattattgttatcatttaagTTGTAATGATTGATGTTGCTGctccaaatttaatttaactacataatatgaagtattaaaattacaattggtACATTAgcacttaaaatgtttttttataattttcaatttttgtttatcatttttaattttctttacatATTGTGTTTATTGATAGTTTACAGTTTTTCTCAGGAACGTAAGTAAATACGTAATTACTTGTTAGACAGACTTGATTATTTTACGATTCTttgaaattaactaaattatctaaaaaaaaaaagacggtAAAAACCTAATAAATTGGATTAGGAAAAAATAGCATACGTCCCAAAGAACAAATCCATATTCTAAAATAGGTTGGCATGATTAATTTTTCGATTCCTGCAGGCAGTCATCATGtcatatttctttattaaatttcaatttattttcttctctagccttatttgttttaaatgaagaattatttcaaaatattttgatttcggtaagtactaagtactaaGAGAAGTATTGTTAGTTTTATCGGTCAAATAactttgtttaaatgtttataacatttagattttgtttttaaaaatgaatgatgATTAAAGCAAACAATGAAACAAAAATACctcatttaattaatactaatataggtacacatataatgtaatgtcttgtaaagtataaaaacttgaCTGGttagttgaaaatataaattatcgttttttatatattgttgactgattttatcaaaataactaCTAGGAGCTTGTGTAACTCGGTGTAAGTGATTATACTTGGTCGGAAATACGACTTGGGAGAAATTCTAGTAATAACAAATTTAGTTTGGtgattaggtaggtaataacgATGTTGACGAAGTTGTTGCTACTACTGATTAGATAGCTCGATACTTTGGAGGTCTTGTTTTGAATGCAGAATAGTTGGATTTTAGTGTCTAGGTGTCTGTCATCAACCAGTGTAAATCGATAACCTGACGTCGTTAGGCGGACGCtgttttatacacaaaatatttaaagccGAAAcgcatttttgaatattaaataaattatcagtaaTTTATGTGATAACTGATAGGGATATCACTTTGTGatatcctttattattattatacctatttgatTAGCTATAGTTAGCATTAATTTAcacataaagtattaaaataaagagAAATAAATAGTAACTTAATTGTTGTAGTACCTACTAATTTAAACATCTTAAATACAACCATACGTTACATCATAACTCATAGGACAAAATGAAGCATAATAATCAACAATGAAAATCGATTTTGATACGCAACTAAACCTACGGGTAGGCAATCCTACTGCTTCGGATCACGGAACAATGtgggtacctatataggtaaaattctataagtattatatattcgtaTTGACActcgaatattataaaaataatttgtaacttattctattaatttacagaaataaaaattatatagacggaagtaattttaaacgtatatttatcttattatataaaataatgattctaaataattttgaaataaaaatattttgtgataaaattgaataaaaaattcaaaaaatctgGGCGGCCATGGTATCAGATGCGCCACCGCCCACCACTGTAGCCGTAGGAGCGGGGTCTGAACCTGTCTGCCTATTCATGGGAACCTAAGCCTAACATCTATAGACAACAGCAGTAGCGTAGCCAATGGCGAAAAACGCGGGTAAAGACGTTATCGGCGTGACTCGGAggacaaagaaaaaaaaaaaagccgatTTACGGGCTGACAAGGCGCGCGAAACGTTGGAGCGGCGCCGATAATGGAAAATACCTTTCCGCTGGCCACACTGATATTTCAACAGGTGTAGCAAATCTGTGCCCCATAAAGAGCCCGTGTTAGACTTAAAACATGTCTTTTCTGGTTATTCTGTGATAGAGGTTTGGTGAGGTTAGAACGCACGCGCGTAGTACGGCCTGTTGATCGCGACGTCGGCAGCGCACGATAACACTGGTCGATCCGTATTATCCGATCAGCCCGCCCGCGTTTCGGTCTGTTCTATTATCCTCAAACCACGTGTTTGCCCCGTATCCGACGCTCTCCACCGAAACGACGCGCATAGCGTCATTCGGCACCGCCGCCTTTGGCTCTTGTTCGGTATCTATTTTTTGTCCGATAATCAGTCGCGTCTACGAATCGCGATTGATTTCGGCGCGTCGCACAACCTATAACCACGCGCTCACGCTCGTTGTCACTAGTCATCGCTTCACTTACCGTCACCGTAAGTTTCAACAATATTTCACATGGAGTCGAACAACATCGGCGGTTCGTCAAGGTTCAATGACGATTTCCCTTGGCTCCAAGTCATCAGGTCTCCGCCTCCTAGCCGACGCGTCACGCTGGTCAACGACGTGATCGAGGCGGTGACGACCCAAGACCATTTAGTCGCAATGCTTCGTCGCCGAGATATCCGTCGCCGAGAAATCCGTCGCAGACCTCACCACCGCTCGGACGCCGACGGTGCCTTCATCGATTTGAGCAACACAGACGAGGACAGCGATAACGACAGCGATAACGACAGTGACGACGATTATTTCAATCAAGTAATTGTTATTCTGttcaaatagattaaaatatttccaattgttttataaatgttccaTTAGGAACTTAACCAATTTGGGTTCCaacctttttataaattattatacaatttttagtatgTGCACGAGGAAATGAACAAttccattaatattttgttcgaaCATAACAAACAAGTGGAAGAACTAACCTTTGCGTTAGATGTTATTGatcaaattattaacaaaattgatTATGCAAATGGTACCAATATTctatttcatttttctttttatccaTAAAAACATATGAATTTAACAAAGTATTTTTCAGATTTTGAAAAGCTTGGTGGTTTCCATATCTTTTTACCTTGCTTTCGTTCAGAGCATTCGTCTGTGCGTATCAGaatatgtagttttatttttaaattggttcAGAATAATCCATACTGCCAGAACAAGTTCATGGAAAGTACAAATTGTCTTAAACTTCAAGCTTTGATGTATATGGTGgaaaatgataatgattatgaaGTGCGTAACAAGGCACTATTTGCAATTTACGGTGAGTCACTATTAACATGTTgtgatcaatttaataattgtattttgataatatcaattgtttaatatttaaatttcttaggTCTTGTTCATAGAAACTTACCTGTGTTTTTGCAATTCATTGCACATGGAGGAAAAGATTTAATACTTAATTCATTGAATTCATCCATTTATAAATTGAAGATTAAAgcggtattattaattttctcaaCAGTTTGTAATTTGGGTAATGTTGTAGCGGGTAAGTTATGATTGGTATTAATACTGCTATGCagcttttaatataaataatattttcagaactGTATATTGATAATGGAGTAGTTGAAATTATTAGTTCAATAATCATGGACATGGAAAATATTGTTGAATCAAATCATCATAACTTGGTTTTATTAACATTGAACCAACTCATCCATTTGTCACCAGTCAGAGTCAAAGCAATATGCTCTTCGGTGGAGGATTTCAATCAAGCATTGACATCATTACGAGATTCATATTCAAATGAATCAAAATATGAGGCAAGTTATTttgttaatggttttttgactaaataatacatatttgtaccCAAAAATCATCAATCTTTatgttataattgaaaaaaaacttcAGAAAcaccattaaaaaaattatattgaatattatagttgtagatacaatatgaattaataatatgtgtatagtgtatatggtgtaagaatacatttatataaatatgaaattttttttattcataggtgtaataaaaaataaagtaatagaaatgataacattataaaatgatattatattacaagttTGTTtagtatcaaatataaaaaagtaaaaaaaaaaatatagcagaATATTATCTAATGAAGTtaacatattttggtaaattaatttaacaaatagaatgtgttttgtaaaaaaaaaagttattgactgtttttaacattgaattaaaaaaaaatttttttaataaagaggaatatattttatattaaatagtttgaataaacaatttaaatttagatattttttacaagtttttaggaaagtaatattgaaaatttctaaaattccattataactattacaatattatgtttctaatcttaatttaaaaaaaataaatagtgagAGTATTGGATAGATTTGAGGTTTTGAGTAATTGTTAAAAGACTAAGAAACTAGATAATCGTAAAGCATATTCTGTATTCTAATTGAGATCAAAATTAAGTGGATTGAAACCGATGATTTTCTGTCTTTGTCTAACACACACGCAACATAGGATTATGGATATGTTCTATTTCAAACgtacatatttcaatttttgtagtagtaaaaatcaaaaatgtggaAAAGTCGTATTCAGAATTCTCATCGCTTCATAATATCAATCGGTACGTTGGAAATAGAACATGTCGATAATCCTATGTTGCGTGTGTGTTAGACATAGACAGAAAATTATCGCTTCCAATCCCCTTaagataaatttcaattttttttcaatggaaATGggttattaaatctgagcgacAGTGTTTAAGAAAACCTAGTTTTGaggatgatttatttaaaatgtttcttttatgttcattaaattttaatattgtatcaaaGAAAATAACCATATCACCTAATGACACATGTTGTATctatactttaattaaaaataaaattacgattagtatttgttttatattaaaaagcaTTACGGAGCATTAGTTTAAATCgagtttaatatcattatatgaacatcaattaaaaatgttatccaaGTCTAAATgaaattctaaatttctaaatcagcaaaaagtaatatttttgagtgttttaaaattgtaaaaatatagtttatgcaaaattcaaataaaatgagAGAATACCTTTGAGTATTACGGTTGTTCAgtgtttttaaagaaatttataatatttaacaaagtgttattattaataagggTTAGAATTTCTAAGcttttgcagtttttttttccttaagtCCAAATTGATTGGTTGTCAGATATGTCCACGATTTAGTTTAATCTTGATTaaatagaacaattttttttttgcatatttttgcatattttgaacataatgcATGTAATtgcatgtatataaatttttgagtatcttgttaattttaactagtatttattaattaacttgtATAATTAATCGTTTATTTGTTGAATTGTTGGAAATATACAacctatttaaactaaaatgaaCTTAATACTAAGGAAGATTACTAAAGGAtttaaaacatttctaaaaatgtgtaacatattataaacagtgATAATAAAACGGaagaaataaatgttaatgttaGGTACTCGTACATTAGATCCGGAATAAATCATGTCATTTAATTATGCTCCAACAACATTGTGTGATATGGAAAGCAGTTTCGTCCAATATAAATCTTTGATTTAATTGCCGGTCgttcatatttgaaaatttaaaaaaaacataatttaataatagcatgtaatagtattaacaactaatatttaaaaaaaattgtttttgcatagtttggtaaataaaatgcatattttacaattttttattgcatataaatcTTAGCTCTAGTTATTATAGACTGTAACCTTCTCGGTTCTTTCCCATGTAAAACAGTTTGTGTtaagttttacatttataagacGGAGACGACACATGCAAgtgtggcgtcctcttaaaatGACTTATGGATTTAcagttaattacttattattaaacttgtTATCTAACTATTATCAGATTCTGCATGCATGgtacaaatgtttattatttttaagtatatatttttttaaatttattctgacttcaatacaaaatattttttaaatgttataatatattttaattattttacagtatgCAGAGGAACAACTTTTATTGTTGATAGAAAAACTAACATAGTGAAAAGATAAAGCGGCACATttcattttactaattttatcatgatatataattttatcatatctgtaattgtttttaaaagaaattaaacttatggtttataatgctattaattttactttgtttaatttattttagaataataaaaataattaattattttattaccaaagTTGaccattacatttaattaaaatagatataatggGTGTATAAAATAAGATGTTTATTGAATGTGTGtaattgatgtattttttatgGGAAAACAAAGAAGtaacaaactaaaatatagGAAATTTAACTTATATTGAACTTATTCCAAAAATGTGTTGCCAtttctcaataatttaaatgtaattttaaatttattatcaacctaatgacataataaaaatgtatgaagcattttatattattattgaatagttcATAATATTGTCTGTGATGAATCtaacttataaaatagatatCCACAAGGCAAGATTTTCTTTGAAAATTCATGTCATTTactaaaattcttaaatattttacatggtTCATAACATTGAtaacagttatattttaatattaaaattgtcttatgaacaataattgttgtatatttctaaatgtcttctaaatttttttgaattctaATACAAAATGaccttaataattaaatgttgttaatttgttttaactttCAATAAGttttgtataacaaaaataaacagaCCTGTTACTAACTACAAAAATGTAGTTTCCACAtgcaactaaaataaaatattaatattaaaaaaagtataaaattaaaagttcaaatttaaatgtgtttttcatttataaatttttttaaaaggtcTATTAAAGCACTTTTATTcacatgaatacatttttatgatatacttagtaaataataataacctctCAGCTAGTTTTTATGTTGTAAGAAATAAGGAACTATTGTTATTGGAGTATGGGTGTTATggctttatttaatattaaaagaaattaataataataataagtaataaatattattattaaataacaaattttaaaataattttgttcattcCAATTGgggatttatttattcataccaAAAATATTGTAGAGATAAGTAgagattcaattaaaattaagtatttaattcaattttatctattttatataattgaaagaatcatttatacaataaactttTGCTTAAAACGAATTtggtaataaatcaaaaattcataatgatataaaataaatctacttattatatgatttttcatAAGTgtctttattgaaaaaaatgaagatttatcatcataaattgataataaatgattgtaataatatctttattagttacattttctttttaaaacatttctaatttgccatatattttatagctaaaatcatatttatggcTGAAAGCTCTTAGtgaattttattacctatttcaaacttaaaaaaataaaagtataacatccaatttctatatttttatttttgttttatgtgtaTCTCTAATCTATGCATTTAGTCTGTAACATATtccaattttaagttttgaaaataattcttaagaATTGTTCCTTTTTTTGTTTGTGTGAGGATCACTGTCCAATTCCGTACACTGTtaaggtaaatttaatttttaaaatgtactttagtattattatatttatcataattcctATTGACCACCAGTTTTTAAACTAAAGCACTGTTtatgttatagttattaaatttaaatgtaatgtataataagggattttataatattaaattattttgaacaagtCATGGAAATTAGTCATTCCGACATAATTTtagaatcatattttatacaataatattgatttacatattttaatattgtgttttattttcattcataatcATCGATTTAGCTATCTACCAAAAATCTTATTTGTATagtcaatactaaattattactatttaaaattaatgaacatacaaatattaatctaatcaatttatacataaaaaaatatactctgtaatatcaaaaattattgaaccattcataatttagattttaactgcagttaaaaaatatacataattatattaattgtttaatgaatTCCAAATTGTTTATAGTAgatgaatgaaaataattattttatttaacatacagCTATAAAATCAATTAGAATAAACTTATTTCCTCAATTATTAACATTGAACaatcaaattgtatatttaatagattattaaattttacacatGGTGATTATTGATAGTACACattcaacaaaatcaaaatgttgtaAATAGCATTGTTGAAtagattttatttcaaaatgtacatacatttatttgtgaACAGTTAACAAagaatttgtgaaa encodes the following:
- the LOC132924437 gene encoding uncharacterized protein LOC132924437 encodes the protein MESNNIGGSSRFNDDFPWLQVIRSPPPSRRVTLVNDVIEAVTTQDHLVAMLRRRDIRRREIRRRPHHRSDADGAFIDLSNTDEDSDNDSDNDSDDDYFNQYVHEEMNNSINILFEHNKQVEELTFALDVIDQIINKIDYANDFEKLGGFHIFLPCFRSEHSSVRIRICSFIFKLVQNNPYCQNKFMESTNCLKLQALMYMVENDNDYEVRNKALFAIYGLVHRNLPVFLQFIAHGGKDLILNSLNSSIYKLKIKAVLLIFSTVCNLGNVVAELYIDNGVVEIISSIIMDMENIVESNHHNLVLLTLNQLIHLSPVRVKAICSSVEDFNQALTSLRDSYSNESKYEYAEEQLLLLIEKLT